One genomic region from Arthrobacter sp. YN encodes:
- a CDS encoding DUF4244 domain-containing protein, giving the protein MRTFGIEQFELEEFTDSGFGDAGFRATGTDLQLTTSHGALALRDPEDLRDQGTLRRRPGRHHRKKLWRKHERLRTRGMLPGAESGMATAEYAIATLAAVGLAGLLVVLLRSEEVRGFLLNLIRTALSLP; this is encoded by the coding sequence ATGAGGACCTTTGGAATTGAGCAGTTTGAACTCGAGGAATTCACGGATTCCGGTTTCGGAGACGCGGGCTTCCGGGCAACTGGAACGGACCTTCAGCTCACTACGTCACACGGTGCGCTGGCCCTGCGCGACCCAGAGGACCTCCGGGACCAAGGCACGCTGCGGAGGCGACCAGGGCGGCATCATCGGAAGAAACTGTGGAGGAAACATGAGCGCCTCCGGACACGGGGAATGCTTCCGGGCGCGGAGAGCGGTATGGCCACGGCCGAGTACGCCATCGCTACCCTCGCTGCAGTGGGTCTCGCAGGGCTATTGGTGGTCCTCCTTCGGAGCGAAGAAGTCCGCGGCTTCCTGCTCAACCTGATTCGCACGGCCCTGTCCTTGCCATGA
- a CDS encoding type II secretion system F family protein, with translation MPGALALVMIVVLGLAAFVWVTGPTRARARVLIRNADAASLTRSSRRGPAGTLDNFQGPDLRTRPDLRTRADPLEGPAPTDPPDPKGPSDGLRDTAMMLELVASMLDAGAGIGRALELISGCASPPIRRSLRPVVAALAIGADWETAWRTPTQHVPEVVRLKEALAFAALTGAPSASILYAQAARERREQFRAAEKRAAALGVKLVVPLGLCSLPAFICLGIVPVLIAMLPAG, from the coding sequence ATGCCCGGGGCGCTGGCGCTGGTGATGATCGTCGTCCTGGGGTTGGCGGCTTTCGTGTGGGTCACCGGGCCGACTCGTGCCAGGGCGCGCGTGCTGATCCGGAATGCCGACGCCGCGTCACTGACGCGCTCCTCCCGCCGCGGTCCGGCCGGTACCCTCGACAACTTTCAGGGCCCGGACCTGCGAACGCGGCCGGATCTTCGCACGCGGGCGGATCCCTTGGAAGGGCCGGCCCCAACGGATCCTCCTGATCCGAAAGGTCCGTCCGACGGTCTCCGAGACACCGCGATGATGCTGGAACTGGTGGCGTCAATGCTCGACGCCGGAGCTGGAATCGGGCGGGCACTGGAACTCATCTCCGGGTGCGCATCACCACCCATCAGGCGATCACTCAGGCCAGTGGTGGCCGCGCTGGCCATCGGCGCGGATTGGGAGACGGCGTGGCGGACCCCCACCCAGCACGTTCCTGAGGTGGTCCGTCTCAAAGAGGCACTGGCCTTCGCTGCCTTAACCGGCGCCCCCTCGGCATCGATCCTCTACGCACAGGCCGCCAGGGAACGGCGCGAACAGTTCCGTGCTGCGGAGAAGCGAGCCGCTGCCTTGGGCGTGAAACTGGTAGTACCCCTGGGCCTTTGCTCACTGCCGGCCTTCATCTGCCTGGGGATCGTGCCTGTCTTGATCGCCATGCTTCCCGCCGGATGA
- a CDS encoding type II secretion system F family protein, whose protein sequence is MVHGSRVIKDGGPDTEAEPVTAALSQESLLVVAAARAASSLGNSSAEAIRDTAARIYPRHGSSERRVWMELAACLEVAETSGCPLADLLTRFAAQLEAEEDAEAARQTALAGPKATVKLLSWLPVFGLVLGMALGVDPLGILLDNVLGVATFATGLLLTVAGRVWSSRLVASATGSA, encoded by the coding sequence ATGGTCCATGGCTCACGGGTGATCAAGGATGGCGGCCCGGACACAGAGGCAGAACCGGTGACTGCCGCACTCAGCCAGGAGTCACTGCTGGTTGTGGCCGCAGCCAGGGCAGCATCCAGCTTGGGAAATTCTTCGGCTGAAGCAATCCGGGATACTGCCGCCCGGATTTATCCCCGGCACGGAAGCTCTGAGCGACGTGTCTGGATGGAACTGGCGGCGTGCTTGGAGGTGGCAGAAACCAGCGGTTGCCCGCTTGCGGACCTTCTTACCCGTTTTGCCGCCCAGTTGGAAGCCGAAGAAGACGCAGAGGCCGCACGGCAAACCGCGCTCGCCGGACCAAAAGCCACAGTCAAGCTGTTGTCCTGGCTTCCGGTGTTCGGGCTGGTGCTGGGGATGGCGTTGGGCGTGGACCCGTTGGGAATCCTGCTGGACAACGTCCTGGGAGTTGCCACCTTCGCAACCGGTCTCCTCCTGACGGTGGCCGGCCGCGTTTGGTCCTCACGGCTGGTGGCCTCCGCAACCGGGAGTGCATGA
- a CDS encoding TadA family conjugal transfer-associated ATPase: MNPFEGTRRRQGRKLDSLLLETVRESVLAGNGPVTPSTVAAAVQASGRLLGTAGALEAAESINAELNGLGPLQQLAQDPAVTDIFVNGPTSVWLDRGQGLERSSVHFDTEQQVRSLASRLVSAGGRRLDDGSPCVDVRLNGGYRVHAVLSPISTTGTLLSIRIRRENVFTLPELRESGMFSEQGEWVLRAIMSQRLSFLISGATGSGKTTLLSTLLGLSHPTERLVLIEDAAELNPVHPHVVTLESRHGNLEGGGALDLGELVRQALRMRPDRLIVGECRGAEVRELLTALNTGHTGGGGTIHANAAEAVPARLVALGALAGLNAEAVRLQVSSALDVVIHVDRTPTGRKVASIGVLTDTSEGQKVVSALHWHPTGMTCGPAWPALARRLGPALPAGFDWSGFGGAPGTSAETWSVDGLSASAVPATQPDAVPDAFPDALPGGSWATLTGSLSPWPTP, encoded by the coding sequence GTGAACCCGTTCGAGGGAACGCGACGCAGGCAGGGCCGGAAACTCGATTCCCTGCTCCTTGAAACCGTGCGGGAGTCTGTGCTCGCGGGCAACGGTCCAGTCACGCCGTCCACGGTTGCAGCGGCGGTTCAGGCAAGCGGCAGGCTTTTGGGCACCGCCGGCGCCTTGGAAGCCGCAGAGTCCATCAACGCTGAGCTGAACGGGCTGGGCCCTCTGCAACAGTTGGCCCAGGATCCGGCGGTGACAGACATCTTCGTCAACGGTCCCACCTCCGTCTGGCTGGACCGTGGGCAGGGGTTGGAAAGGTCATCAGTGCATTTCGACACCGAGCAACAAGTCAGGTCCCTGGCCTCCCGGCTGGTGTCAGCCGGTGGCCGTCGGTTGGATGATGGGTCGCCCTGTGTAGACGTGCGCCTGAACGGTGGTTACCGGGTGCACGCGGTCCTCTCGCCGATATCCACTACGGGAACCCTTCTATCCATCCGTATCCGCCGCGAGAACGTGTTCACCCTGCCGGAGTTGAGGGAAAGCGGCATGTTTTCCGAGCAAGGCGAGTGGGTTCTGAGGGCCATCATGAGCCAAAGACTGAGTTTTCTGATCAGCGGCGCTACTGGCTCGGGAAAGACCACCCTGCTGTCCACCCTGCTCGGCTTGAGCCACCCGACTGAGCGGTTGGTCCTGATCGAGGACGCCGCCGAACTCAACCCAGTCCACCCCCACGTAGTGACGCTTGAATCCCGGCACGGAAACCTCGAGGGCGGGGGCGCGCTGGATCTCGGCGAACTGGTCCGCCAGGCGCTACGCATGCGGCCGGACCGGCTGATCGTCGGAGAATGCCGCGGGGCTGAAGTCCGGGAACTGCTGACGGCCCTCAACACCGGGCATACAGGCGGCGGCGGGACCATCCACGCCAACGCGGCAGAGGCCGTGCCCGCGCGGCTGGTGGCCCTCGGTGCGCTGGCGGGATTGAACGCCGAGGCCGTGCGGCTGCAGGTTTCCAGTGCCTTGGACGTCGTCATTCACGTGGACCGGACCCCCACTGGACGGAAAGTGGCTTCCATAGGGGTGCTGACTGACACTTCCGAAGGCCAGAAGGTGGTCTCCGCCCTCCACTGGCATCCGACAGGAATGACGTGTGGGCCCGCCTGGCCTGCCCTCGCCCGCAGGCTTGGTCCGGCGTTGCCCGCCGGTTTCGACTGGTCCGGCTTTGGCGGGGCACCGGGTACGTCAGCTGAGACGTGGTCAGTGGACGGTCTGTCAGCATCCGCTGTGCCGGCCACACAGCCGGACGCGGTCCCGGACGCTTTCCCGGACGCTTTGCCGGGCGGGAGTTGGGCGACCCTGACTGGTTCGCTGAGTCCCTGGCCCACCCCATGA
- the ssd gene encoding septum site-determining protein Ssd, which yields MSKRDRRHRQPINKPLEPDMDGIWVPHDTAGILLVSADPYLQEEAKRIVAAAGGSLATATDVTEAVHGWDSADVVLVGSDVRELPPRRRSPTVLLGRASDGDGLWELAAALGAERVAVLPEAAAWLAEHLSMSGSPDPGGMVMGIIGGSGGAGATTTAIWLAQSAADYGVSTMLIDGDPWGGGLELAVTAEDIPGLRWPDFSETRGSIDPAQFRDSLPFAGGFAYLSWPGTRDAVHSPDTRAVAAVMDAARRSFELILVDIGRSGEGVRNLAWDCDRMVLLAKAHLKSAVAAGRILSELPPIDAGLVVRGSSASSVDAGLIAESLGLPLLGVVPEVRGVAAGTELGRILEFGRRRPVNRFAMSVLGFDGATQ from the coding sequence ATGAGCAAGAGAGATCGCCGGCACAGGCAACCCATCAACAAGCCATTGGAACCGGACATGGACGGAATCTGGGTCCCACACGATACTGCCGGGATTTTGCTCGTCTCCGCAGACCCCTACCTGCAGGAAGAGGCCAAACGGATTGTTGCAGCCGCTGGAGGAAGCCTGGCGACAGCCACCGACGTGACCGAAGCGGTGCACGGATGGGACAGTGCCGACGTTGTTTTGGTGGGCAGCGATGTCCGCGAGTTGCCCCCTCGGCGTCGCTCGCCCACAGTGCTGCTGGGCAGGGCTTCCGACGGGGACGGACTCTGGGAGCTGGCCGCTGCCCTTGGGGCTGAACGGGTTGCCGTTCTTCCCGAAGCTGCGGCCTGGCTGGCCGAACACCTCAGCATGTCCGGGTCTCCCGACCCCGGGGGCATGGTCATGGGCATCATCGGTGGCAGTGGCGGCGCGGGAGCAACCACTACGGCCATTTGGCTGGCCCAATCGGCCGCCGATTACGGCGTCAGCACCATGCTCATCGATGGCGATCCTTGGGGTGGCGGCCTTGAACTGGCTGTCACGGCTGAGGACATCCCGGGACTTAGGTGGCCCGACTTCTCCGAAACCCGTGGAAGCATAGATCCCGCGCAGTTTCGAGATTCCTTGCCCTTCGCCGGCGGGTTCGCTTACTTGTCCTGGCCCGGAACCCGGGACGCGGTCCACAGCCCGGACACGCGTGCAGTAGCCGCGGTCATGGACGCCGCGCGCCGCAGCTTTGAGCTCATCCTGGTGGACATAGGGCGAAGCGGAGAAGGAGTGCGGAACCTCGCGTGGGACTGCGACAGGATGGTCCTCCTCGCCAAGGCCCACCTCAAATCCGCGGTAGCGGCAGGGCGCATCTTGAGCGAGCTCCCACCCATCGATGCGGGGCTCGTGGTCCGTGGCAGCAGTGCCTCCTCCGTAGATGCCGGGCTCATTGCCGAGTCACTGGGACTGCCGTTGCTGGGCGTCGTCCCCGAGGTAAGGGGCGTGGCAGCCGGTACCGAATTGGGGCGCATCCTTGAATTCGGCCGGCGCAGGCCAGTCAACCGTTTTGCCATGTCAGTCCTGGGATTCGACGGTGCCACCCAGTGA
- a CDS encoding bifunctional 3'-5' exonuclease/DNA polymerase — translation MYLLLAAHPEGAAIQRVSPSGKATADARVVTRGELPGVVREFEAQRPRWVWHRAMDWYPELLAHGVELERCHDLALCGAILAHSEFTADTDYARHAVKLTQDDDSTPPRVLQPPAPPADQGALFEDLAPSNTKAGLAELTAEFAAQQHAVAQVPTDEQRKQRLQLLLAAESACAIIAVEMQHAGVPWREELHQQILADVLGPRPPMGHRPPALEALCAELRTILNSPGLNPDSPQDLMRALHRNGIEVKSTRQWELQESKHPAIQPLLAYKKLSRLHTANGWAWLDAWVRDGRFHPEYVVGGVVSGRWASRGGGALQIPRNIRAAVHANPGHKLIVADASQLEPRVLVALAQDTKMAEAARDKDLYAGIAAQGFGGDRAKAKIALLGAIYGATTGESGRLMPQLTRTYPRAVGFVEQAARQGEAGRTVTTRLGRSSPPPSTGWLRSQQSTTAEEQRRADNLARSRGRFTRNFVVQGSAAEWAACWLAELRRRLRAMRAEGSPSGELVFFLHDEVMVHAPEDAVEACIQAIEEAAAAAKELMFGRIPVEFPVSVAVVDSYDKAK, via the coding sequence ATGTATTTGCTGCTTGCCGCCCACCCGGAAGGCGCAGCCATACAAAGGGTCTCTCCCAGCGGAAAAGCCACCGCTGACGCTCGCGTCGTCACCCGCGGTGAGCTGCCCGGCGTCGTGCGTGAATTCGAAGCCCAGCGGCCCCGCTGGGTGTGGCATCGCGCCATGGACTGGTATCCGGAACTGCTGGCCCACGGAGTTGAGCTGGAGCGGTGCCATGATCTGGCGCTGTGCGGGGCCATCCTGGCACACTCGGAATTTACGGCGGACACGGACTATGCCCGGCACGCGGTCAAGCTCACGCAGGACGACGACTCGACGCCGCCCCGCGTCCTCCAACCCCCGGCGCCGCCGGCAGACCAAGGCGCCCTGTTCGAGGACCTTGCGCCGTCGAATACCAAAGCTGGGCTGGCCGAACTCACAGCAGAGTTCGCAGCCCAACAGCATGCAGTCGCCCAAGTCCCCACTGACGAACAGCGAAAGCAGCGCCTTCAACTGCTGCTCGCCGCCGAATCAGCTTGCGCCATCATCGCAGTCGAAATGCAACACGCCGGCGTCCCGTGGCGCGAAGAGCTGCATCAGCAGATCCTCGCCGACGTCCTGGGCCCCCGGCCGCCAATGGGACACCGGCCTCCGGCCCTTGAAGCGCTCTGCGCCGAGCTCCGGACCATCCTCAACTCGCCCGGTTTGAACCCGGATTCCCCTCAGGACCTCATGCGTGCCCTGCACCGGAACGGGATTGAGGTGAAGAGCACGCGTCAATGGGAGCTGCAGGAATCAAAGCACCCTGCCATCCAGCCCCTGCTCGCCTACAAAAAACTCTCGCGGCTCCACACGGCCAACGGCTGGGCGTGGCTGGACGCGTGGGTGCGGGACGGCCGGTTCCACCCGGAATATGTGGTGGGCGGCGTAGTTTCCGGTCGCTGGGCATCCCGGGGCGGCGGTGCCCTGCAAATCCCCCGGAACATTCGGGCCGCGGTCCATGCCAATCCCGGCCACAAGCTCATCGTCGCCGATGCCTCCCAGCTGGAACCCCGCGTGCTGGTTGCACTGGCCCAGGATACGAAAATGGCCGAAGCCGCCCGCGACAAAGACCTCTACGCGGGCATCGCCGCGCAGGGGTTCGGCGGCGACCGGGCCAAGGCGAAGATTGCACTTCTAGGCGCTATTTACGGCGCCACTACTGGAGAGTCGGGCAGGCTCATGCCCCAGCTCACGCGCACCTATCCACGCGCCGTCGGGTTCGTGGAGCAAGCAGCCCGCCAGGGCGAGGCCGGCAGGACCGTCACCACCCGGCTCGGCCGAAGCAGCCCACCGCCATCTACCGGCTGGTTGCGCAGCCAGCAATCCACTACTGCGGAAGAACAGCGCCGCGCGGATAACCTGGCTCGGTCCCGTGGCCGGTTCACCCGCAACTTCGTGGTCCAGGGCTCGGCTGCTGAATGGGCGGCGTGCTGGCTCGCTGAATTACGACGCCGGTTGCGGGCCATGCGTGCCGAAGGCTCACCTTCCGGGGAGCTCGTCTTCTTCCTGCACGACGAAGTGATGGTTCACGCCCCGGAAGACGCAGTGGAAGCCTGCATCCAAGCCATCGAAGAGGCGGCCGCCGCGGCCAAGGAGCTCATGTTCGGACGTATCCCGGTCGAATTCCCGGTGAGTGTCGCCGTCGTCGATTCCTACGACAAGGCGAAGTAG
- a CDS encoding YegP family protein yields MAGRFEILKDDDETYRFRLTAADGTVVAESPTFRHLEGVIAGINAVRENAATGLVVDRSTAARRAA; encoded by the coding sequence ATGGCTGGCAGGTTCGAAATTCTCAAGGACGACGACGAAACGTACCGGTTCCGCCTGACCGCCGCTGACGGAACCGTCGTGGCCGAATCACCGACGTTCAGACACCTTGAGGGTGTCATTGCAGGCATCAACGCTGTCCGCGAAAATGCCGCGACCGGACTGGTAGTGGATCGTTCGACGGCGGCACGCAGGGCCGCCTGA
- a CDS encoding RNA 2'-phosphotransferase, with amino-acid sequence MTDYPRLSRAVSHALRHEPWLYELELDEEGWTSVEDLLQALRQESTDWVNLEVTDLEGMLLSSPKRRHELRGDRIRAFYGHSVPARIVKAQESPPQKLFHGTSRESFEAIQSEGLRPMRRQYVHLSEDVEMAKQVGHRKDTEPVVLLIDSAAAHGEHISFYQGGEKVWLADSVPAKYVSVLSAWKD; translated from the coding sequence ATGACCGACTACCCGAGGCTCAGCCGGGCTGTATCGCATGCTTTGCGCCACGAGCCGTGGCTTTACGAACTGGAGCTGGATGAGGAAGGGTGGACGTCTGTGGAGGATCTTCTTCAGGCGCTCCGGCAAGAGTCCACTGATTGGGTGAACCTTGAAGTCACCGATCTGGAGGGCATGCTTCTGTCCTCCCCTAAACGACGTCATGAACTCCGTGGTGACCGCATTCGAGCTTTCTACGGTCACAGTGTCCCTGCCCGCATAGTGAAGGCACAAGAAAGTCCACCTCAAAAACTGTTTCATGGGACGTCCAGAGAAAGCTTTGAAGCTATTCAATCCGAGGGTTTGCGACCTATGCGACGCCAGTACGTTCACCTCTCCGAGGACGTCGAAATGGCCAAGCAGGTAGGACACCGAAAGGATACTGAGCCGGTTGTCCTTCTAATTGACAGTGCGGCCGCTCACGGAGAGCACATCAGCTTCTACCAAGGTGGCGAAAAAGTATGGCTGGCGGACAGCGTTCCCGCGAAGTACGTCTCGGTCCTTTCGGCATGGAAAGACTAA